In Thiospirochaeta perfilievii, a single window of DNA contains:
- a CDS encoding nitroreductase family protein, with product MKMSLNSFKTWRSIRKYMDKQVCDDLIKDLIKAGRAKFDGMSEKFLSFTVIQDKDKLEKLNCITKVDMVKKSTIDIVSRLGKTPDFDMFYGAPTVIMISVKNRTKIIGDLIADVIQKIVMAAKDFGLVTNWNGFIKYHFTDGITTDEKELLDIPEDYTPYYVISVGYAS from the coding sequence ATGAAGATGTCACTTAACTCTTTTAAAACCTGGAGGTCTATTCGTAAATATATGGATAAACAGGTGTGTGATGACCTAATTAAGGATTTAATTAAAGCTGGAAGGGCCAAGTTTGATGGAATGAGTGAAAAGTTTCTATCATTTACAGTTATTCAAGATAAAGATAAGTTGGAAAAGTTAAACTGTATTACAAAAGTTGATATGGTAAAAAAAAGCACTATCGACATTGTTTCTAGGCTTGGAAAAACCCCAGATTTTGATATGTTTTATGGAGCTCCAACTGTTATTATGATCTCTGTTAAAAATAGAACAAAAATAATTGGGGATTTAATAGCAGATGTTATACAAAAAATTGTTATGGCAGCAAAGGATTTTGGTTTAGTTACTAACTGGAATGGTTTTATTAAATACCACTTTACAGATGGAATAACGACTGACGAAAAGGAGTTATTAGATATCCCAGAGGATTATACCCCATATTATGTGATCTCTGTAGGTTACGCTAGTTAA
- a CDS encoding TetR/AcrR family transcriptional regulator, with product MNKREEILKNALSLFSDQGYESVGIQKIVESVAVTKPTLYHYFGSKQGLLEAVLDYYYTPFLNGLKEKSLYNGDIVFTLESVTKYCYEFAKLNSLVHNFILTLIYSPKNSDAKLIANPFIYRQQKILEEMFFKAESDHGNMKGRSLNYSISFLGVITSYITSYFNGNCSLDDKEVYQSCRQFMYGIFS from the coding sequence ATGAATAAACGAGAAGAAATCCTAAAAAATGCACTATCTCTATTTTCAGATCAAGGTTATGAGAGTGTTGGAATACAAAAAATTGTAGAATCGGTTGCCGTAACTAAACCAACACTCTACCACTATTTTGGTAGTAAGCAGGGGTTATTAGAGGCTGTTCTTGACTACTACTATACACCCTTCTTAAACGGGCTTAAGGAAAAGAGCCTTTACAATGGGGATATTGTTTTTACCCTAGAGAGTGTAACAAAGTACTGTTATGAGTTTGCTAAATTAAATAGCTTAGTACATAATTTTATATTGACCCTAATATACTCCCCTAAAAATAGTGATGCAAAACTAATAGCTAATCCATTTATATATAGACAGCAAAAGATTTTAGAAGAGATGTTTTTTAAGGCTGAGTCTGACCATGGAAATATGAAGGGAAGAAGTTTGAACTATTCCATTAGTTTTTTAGGTGTAATAACCTCATATATAACAAGTTATTTTAACGGAAACTGTAGCTTAGATGATAAAGAAGTGTATCAATCATGTAGACAGTTTATGTATGGAATATTTTCATAA
- a CDS encoding M16 family metallopeptidase produces the protein MKVKLKVILTVFVILGFLSCQTSVAPNNQELTLNPKIQTGVLDNGLTYLFQENIKPENRIELRLVVNTGSIQENENQRGLAHFVEHMAFNGTQNFEKDRLVKYLESIGMAFGPEINAYTSFDETVYKLSIPSDKPEIIKNAFQILEDWAHQISFEDEEIEKERGVIVEEWRGGRGVQGRYLDKLFPILFKDSRYASRLTIGEMDVVKNCDPQLLRDYYNEWYRPESMAVIVVGDLTNIDVKKEIETHFSFTNQYKGREKVTYNSPIIKRTAVEIITDPEMTYNDISMFIKKPKRVTDSASSYRAYINELLGVLMFNTRMEEIYTQPEAPFLYAGTGSSSLNRELDMAVFSVQAPDENILGGFEALLSEIEKVNQHGFNIDELERGKSLITMILNQMYNERENIESPTIASDLVTYYLEGGVIMDIEDEVALLNSFLSDITVDEVNEAGINYFNGIDKTVTLHMPESNNNIPTKSEVLNLFKKVSSTSFEKNSVEVVDKVLFDKDLTPGKLESLISDNETGISTVILSNGIKIYLKPTDYMADEIQFSAISYGGLSLVEDGEFYSGSMASSLVQMSGLNGFDSIELGRYLTGKNVSLSPWISDYTEGFSGGSNVVDFELMLQLLHLYFTNPEFSQDSYKVMLNNVSEYIKNRSNSPQTIFNDRITEILGGGHFRSKPMDLLSLDDIDFKEIVDVYRDRFKDPSDFSYVFTGNFNIDEITPLLELYLGSLETIGIEEEAKDLKINLPEGVVEEDIAKGIEDKSQVEIIYNGNFIGDESDEFVLSLLSSYLEEELRVKIREELSGTYGVSVFSNIQLYPVKEYMFGVFFGCEPGREEELSTAVYDTIELLKSGFINSEVFDSVIANYLMSMELNIENNSYWLNSITSDVLLNRDFDNILDTDVSFVTEDLFISLANQYLKDDQFVKVTLKPE, from the coding sequence GTGAAAGTAAAATTAAAAGTAATTTTAACAGTTTTTGTTATTTTGGGGTTTCTTAGTTGTCAAACTAGTGTAGCCCCAAATAACCAAGAGTTAACTCTTAACCCAAAAATCCAAACAGGGGTTTTAGATAATGGGTTAACCTACCTTTTTCAGGAGAATATAAAGCCTGAGAATAGAATAGAGTTGCGACTTGTTGTAAATACTGGTTCTATCCAGGAGAATGAAAACCAAAGAGGTTTAGCCCACTTTGTTGAACATATGGCATTTAATGGGACTCAGAATTTTGAAAAAGATCGACTAGTAAAGTATCTAGAGTCTATAGGAATGGCATTTGGACCAGAGATTAATGCCTATACATCATTTGATGAAACCGTATATAAGTTATCTATACCTTCCGATAAACCAGAAATAATTAAGAACGCCTTTCAAATTTTAGAAGATTGGGCCCATCAGATATCCTTTGAAGATGAAGAGATTGAAAAGGAGAGGGGTGTAATTGTTGAAGAGTGGCGTGGAGGTCGAGGAGTTCAAGGACGTTACCTTGATAAGTTATTTCCTATACTATTTAAAGATTCAAGATACGCTAGCCGGTTAACTATTGGAGAGATGGATGTTGTTAAAAACTGTGACCCCCAGTTATTAAGGGATTACTACAATGAGTGGTATAGGCCAGAATCAATGGCTGTAATCGTTGTAGGGGATTTAACAAATATTGATGTTAAAAAAGAGATAGAAACCCACTTTAGCTTTACTAACCAGTATAAGGGTAGGGAAAAAGTTACCTATAACTCCCCAATTATAAAGAGAACAGCTGTCGAGATAATAACAGACCCTGAGATGACATATAATGATATCTCCATGTTTATTAAAAAGCCAAAAAGAGTTACAGATAGTGCTTCTAGTTATAGAGCTTATATAAATGAACTACTTGGTGTTTTAATGTTTAATACTAGAATGGAAGAGATATATACTCAGCCAGAAGCACCATTTTTATATGCTGGAACAGGTAGTTCTTCCCTTAATAGAGAGCTTGATATGGCGGTATTTTCCGTTCAAGCCCCTGATGAGAATATTTTAGGTGGATTTGAAGCCCTACTATCAGAAATAGAGAAAGTTAATCAACATGGATTTAATATTGATGAATTAGAGAGGGGAAAATCTTTAATTACAATGATATTAAACCAGATGTATAACGAAAGAGAGAATATTGAGTCTCCAACTATTGCCAGCGATTTAGTTACTTACTACTTAGAGGGTGGAGTTATTATGGATATAGAAGATGAGGTAGCCCTACTTAATAGCTTCCTCTCTGATATTACTGTAGATGAAGTAAATGAGGCTGGAATAAACTATTTTAATGGTATTGATAAAACAGTTACACTTCATATGCCAGAGAGTAATAATAATATTCCTACAAAGTCGGAAGTTTTAAACCTATTTAAAAAGGTCTCTTCTACTAGCTTTGAAAAAAATAGTGTGGAAGTAGTGGATAAAGTTCTTTTTGATAAGGATTTAACTCCAGGTAAATTAGAGAGTTTAATCAGTGATAATGAGACTGGAATTTCTACTGTTATCCTAAGTAATGGTATTAAAATTTATTTAAAGCCAACAGACTATATGGCTGATGAAATTCAGTTCTCGGCTATTAGTTATGGTGGACTATCCCTAGTAGAGGACGGCGAGTTTTACTCCGGATCTATGGCATCTAGTTTAGTTCAGATGTCGGGATTAAATGGCTTTGATTCTATTGAACTAGGTAGATATTTAACTGGTAAGAACGTCTCTCTCTCGCCATGGATATCTGATTATACTGAGGGCTTTTCTGGAGGATCTAATGTTGTTGACTTTGAACTTATGTTGCAACTACTACATCTATATTTTACAAACCCAGAGTTTAGCCAAGACTCATATAAAGTGATGCTAAATAATGTTTCTGAGTATATTAAAAATAGAAGTAACTCTCCCCAGACAATTTTTAATGATAGAATCACCGAGATATTAGGTGGTGGTCACTTTAGGTCTAAACCTATGGATCTTTTATCCCTAGATGATATTGATTTTAAAGAGATAGTAGATGTATATAGGGATAGATTTAAGGACCCTTCTGATTTTAGTTATGTCTTTACAGGAAATTTTAATATAGATGAGATCACACCCCTTCTCGAGTTATATTTAGGTTCCCTAGAAACTATTGGTATAGAAGAAGAGGCTAAAGATTTAAAAATTAATCTTCCAGAAGGTGTAGTTGAAGAGGACATCGCTAAGGGAATTGAAGATAAGAGCCAAGTTGAGATTATATATAACGGTAATTTTATAGGTGATGAGTCTGATGAATTTGTTTTATCTCTTCTCTCTTCATACTTAGAAGAGGAGTTACGAGTAAAAATAAGGGAAGAGTTAAGTGGAACCTATGGAGTTTCTGTCTTCTCTAATATTCAACTTTATCCTGTAAAAGAGTATATGTTTGGAGTCTTTTTTGGTTGTGAACCAGGACGGGAGGAGGAGTTATCAACTGCTGTCTATGACACAATAGAGCTTTTAAAATCAGGCTTTATTAATAGTGAGGTATTTGACTCTGTTATTGCTAACTACCTAATGAGTATGGAGCTTAATATTGAAAATAATTCATACTGGTTGAATAGTATAACAAGTGATGTTTTATTAAATAGAGATTTTGATAATATATTAGATACAGATGTTTCTTTTGTAACAGAGGATCTATTTATATCTTTAGCAAATCAATACTTGAAAGATGATCAATTTGTAAAAGTTACACTAAAACCAGAGTAG
- a CDS encoding alpha-amylase family glycosyl hydrolase codes for MKRVWYKESVFYHIYPLGFCGAPEKNDYNLEPVERLYKILDWIPHLKSLGVNALYLGPLFESEAHGYDTVDYFKVDRRLGTNDTLKNVIKKLHENGIRVVLDGVFNHVSRDFFAFKDLQDRGRESIYSQWFKDVNFDSTSPLGDNFSYGCWSGHFNLPGLNLKNEYIENHILNAITMWVEEFDIDGLRLDVADVLDFDFMKDLSTFSKTIKEDFWLMGEVIHGDYTNWVKPEILNSTTNYECYKGMYSSLNDGNMFEIAHSLKRLFNTESGLYKDLTLYNFVDNHDVNRIASTLSDRAFLFPLHILLFSIPGVPSIYYGSEWGVEGVKEGHSDSVIRPNLNLLDLNKSYKSDLKDVISRLSSIWLGCDALKLGEYREIMVKPEQIAFERSFNGERVVVIINSSFDNITLDLPINYSGKIYDILNNQEFDITHSDFVVPVSGMWGRILRLS; via the coding sequence ATGAAAAGAGTTTGGTATAAAGAGTCAGTTTTTTACCACATCTATCCACTGGGGTTTTGTGGTGCTCCAGAAAAAAATGATTATAACTTAGAACCTGTAGAGAGATTGTACAAAATATTAGATTGGATCCCCCATCTAAAGAGTTTAGGGGTAAACGCTCTATATTTAGGGCCACTATTTGAGTCAGAGGCCCACGGTTATGACACTGTTGACTATTTTAAAGTGGATAGAAGATTAGGAACTAACGACACTCTTAAAAATGTTATTAAAAAGCTTCATGAAAATGGTATTAGAGTTGTATTAGATGGGGTTTTTAACCATGTTAGTCGTGATTTTTTTGCCTTTAAGGACCTACAGGATAGGGGAAGGGAGTCTATATATAGCCAGTGGTTTAAAGATGTTAATTTTGATAGTACAAGTCCATTAGGTGATAATTTCTCCTATGGGTGTTGGAGTGGACATTTTAATCTTCCTGGTCTTAATCTTAAAAATGAGTATATCGAGAACCATATTCTTAATGCGATTACCATGTGGGTCGAAGAGTTTGATATAGATGGACTTCGATTAGATGTTGCAGATGTTTTAGATTTTGACTTTATGAAGGATCTGTCGACCTTTAGCAAGACAATTAAAGAGGATTTTTGGTTAATGGGTGAGGTAATACATGGAGATTATACAAATTGGGTTAAACCTGAGATATTAAACTCTACTACTAACTACGAGTGTTATAAAGGGATGTACTCAAGCTTAAATGATGGAAATATGTTTGAAATAGCCCACTCTTTAAAGAGGCTTTTTAATACTGAATCAGGGCTTTATAAGGATCTAACCCTATATAACTTTGTTGATAACCACGATGTTAATAGAATTGCTTCTACACTGTCAGACAGGGCATTTTTATTCCCTCTGCATATTCTACTTTTTTCAATACCTGGTGTTCCGTCAATCTACTATGGAAGTGAATGGGGTGTAGAAGGAGTAAAAGAGGGTCATTCGGATAGCGTTATTAGGCCTAACTTAAACCTGTTAGATCTTAATAAAAGTTATAAGTCAGATTTAAAAGATGTTATTTCTAGACTTAGCAGTATCTGGTTAGGTTGTGATGCCCTAAAGCTAGGAGAGTATAGGGAGATAATGGTAAAGCCGGAACAAATAGCCTTTGAGAGGTCTTTTAATGGGGAGAGAGTTGTGGTTATTATTAACTCAAGTTTTGATAATATTACCCTTGACCTACCAATTAATTACAGTGGTAAAATATATGACATACTAAATAACCAGGAGTTCGATATTACCCATAGTGATTTTGTTGTTCCTGTCTCTGGTATGTGGGGTAGAATTCTTAGGCTAAGTTAG
- the recD gene encoding exodeoxyribonuclease V subunit alpha, producing the protein MKKEHGLALKEFLRNRDSSGASSDMFKLLRESKTWDTFLLEASNYGFKWSQIYFVKEILELYDCINNNNLKWFLLHLQYQYEVGNLRSSLKTLEEDVKEWLVLDKSPFKLNEFLTEIPNIILSEKKLFGSENQPFLIVGDYIYINRIKKYEERFLELLDIRLKTDSKVGYDFSGVRQYLENNLDYIDESRLDIVKKVLKNSFQIISGGPGTGKTTTIVTIIKALKYIGLENISLAAPTGRAAKRMIESIKDDVDIEAYTLHKLLGIIPNKSRPRYNSTRLLPADVVIVDEASMVDIHMMYRLFDALSPSCKLILVGDKDQLPSVEAGALLGDFLFNYKSSSHRMKDSISVLEKTYRSSKGIMSVAKVVIDGDFESVLELIKNRSDDVTLKPLPDIDSVILEIYYRYKSLGDNSTFNCSVTDYKDVEAVIEDYFLLYSNFTVLTPSKKGLFGTYSINSRLKRLFNPYFAQFYHGEPIMITKNDYINGLFNGDRGVVFAFNNGLYAFFKENSGYKVVSISKIVDYETSYAGTVHKSQGSEFTNVCIIVPEGSEKMLTREILYTALTRAKEKVTLFAMDSEIITAVKKKIKRESGIRDFLNK; encoded by the coding sequence ATGAAAAAAGAGCATGGGTTAGCCCTAAAAGAGTTTTTACGAAACAGGGATTCAAGTGGTGCTTCATCAGATATGTTTAAACTACTTAGAGAGTCAAAAACTTGGGATACATTTCTATTAGAGGCTAGTAATTATGGCTTTAAATGGAGCCAAATATATTTTGTTAAAGAGATATTAGAGCTTTATGATTGTATCAATAATAATAATTTAAAATGGTTTTTGCTCCATTTACAGTATCAGTACGAGGTCGGGAATCTAAGGAGCTCTTTAAAAACCTTGGAAGAGGATGTAAAAGAGTGGTTAGTTTTAGATAAAAGTCCATTTAAACTTAATGAGTTCTTAACAGAGATTCCCAATATTATTTTAAGCGAAAAAAAACTCTTTGGTAGTGAGAATCAACCATTTTTAATAGTTGGAGACTATATATATATAAATAGAATAAAAAAGTATGAAGAGAGGTTTTTAGAACTTTTAGATATTAGGCTTAAAACAGATAGCAAAGTAGGTTACGACTTTAGTGGAGTAAGACAATATCTAGAAAATAACTTAGATTATATAGATGAGAGTCGACTAGATATTGTAAAAAAGGTTTTAAAAAATAGTTTTCAAATTATTTCAGGTGGGCCAGGAACCGGAAAAACAACAACAATTGTTACCATTATTAAGGCCTTAAAATATATAGGTCTTGAGAACATCTCTTTAGCTGCACCAACTGGTAGAGCTGCAAAAAGAATGATAGAGAGTATAAAAGATGATGTGGACATTGAGGCTTATACCCTTCATAAACTTCTTGGAATCATTCCAAATAAAAGTAGGCCTCGGTATAACTCTACTAGGTTGCTACCAGCAGATGTTGTAATAGTTGATGAGGCGTCTATGGTTGATATACATATGATGTATAGGCTTTTTGATGCCCTGAGTCCTAGTTGTAAACTAATTTTAGTAGGGGATAAGGATCAGCTACCATCTGTGGAGGCAGGGGCACTTTTAGGGGATTTTCTTTTTAATTACAAAAGTAGTTCCCACAGGATGAAGGACTCCATATCTGTTTTAGAAAAAACATATAGATCTTCTAAAGGTATAATGAGTGTTGCAAAAGTAGTTATTGATGGAGACTTTGAAAGTGTTTTAGAACTTATAAAAAATAGATCTGATGATGTAACATTAAAGCCTCTTCCAGATATAGACTCTGTTATTTTAGAGATTTATTATAGGTATAAATCTTTAGGCGATAACTCAACATTTAACTGCTCTGTAACAGATTACAAAGATGTTGAAGCTGTAATTGAAGATTACTTTTTATTATATAGCAATTTCACAGTATTAACCCCCTCTAAAAAAGGGTTGTTTGGTACGTATTCAATAAATAGTAGGTTGAAAAGACTTTTTAACCCATATTTTGCTCAGTTTTATCATGGGGAACCAATTATGATAACAAAAAATGATTATATCAATGGACTTTTTAATGGTGATCGAGGGGTCGTTTTTGCTTTTAATAATGGTTTATACGCCTTCTTTAAGGAAAATAGCGGATATAAGGTTGTTTCAATCTCTAAGATTGTAGATTATGAAACATCCTATGCTGGTACAGTACATAAGAGTCAGGGATCCGAATTTACTAATGTCTGTATTATTGTCCCTGAAGGCTCAGAAAAGATGTTAACCCGGGAAATTTTATATACCGCGTTGACTAGGGCAAAGGAGAAGGTTACTCTTTTTGCTATGGATAGTGAGATTATCACTGCTGTAAAGAAAAAAATAAAAAGAGAGTCTGGAATTAGAGACTTTCTTAATAAATAA
- a CDS encoding gamma-glutamyl-gamma-aminobutyrate hydrolase family protein has translation MIPVIGLTAFTQPTPQKKRVNVSYHYIESIEMAGGIPIVIPECRHPDIAKTYLDRIDGLIISGGDDVSPYLYGENPINEVEYFSVERDQFEIALVKGAIKRGIPVFGICRGIQIINVALGGTLFQDIRVQTGSEFGHNPKAMPVDRLYHKVVIEDNTTLRTLFKEKLFLVNSFHHQAIKEFGEGLYASAYSQDGIIEAIEMRGNKFVYGVQWHPEDLTRDYPEFRALFQHLMDLALERKGLPHMYYI, from the coding sequence ATGATCCCAGTTATAGGTTTAACAGCGTTTACCCAACCAACACCCCAAAAAAAGAGGGTTAATGTTAGTTACCACTATATTGAATCTATAGAGATGGCTGGAGGAATTCCTATAGTTATTCCAGAGTGTCGCCACCCTGATATTGCTAAAACATATTTAGATCGAATAGATGGATTAATTATATCCGGGGGAGATGATGTCTCTCCCTATCTATATGGTGAAAACCCTATTAATGAGGTGGAATACTTCTCTGTTGAGAGGGATCAGTTTGAAATTGCCCTTGTTAAGGGTGCTATTAAGAGGGGTATCCCTGTTTTTGGTATCTGTCGAGGGATACAGATAATTAATGTGGCCTTAGGAGGTACTCTATTTCAAGATATAAGGGTTCAAACTGGATCTGAATTTGGTCATAATCCTAAAGCTATGCCAGTTGATAGGCTCTATCACAAGGTTGTTATAGAGGATAATACAACTCTTAGAACTCTATTTAAGGAGAAACTCTTTTTAGTAAACTCTTTTCACCACCAAGCAATTAAGGAGTTCGGTGAGGGGCTTTATGCATCTGCTTACTCCCAGGATGGTATTATTGAAGCTATAGAGATGAGGGGTAATAAGTTTGTTTATGGAGTTCAGTGGCATCCTGAAGATTTAACAAGAGACTATCCTGAGTTTAGAGCTCTATTTCAGCATCTAATGGATCTAGCCCTTGAAAGAAAGGGCCTTCCCCACATGTATTATATTTAA